ATCCGGCAGTCCGGCCACGATGCACTCCGCGACCCCGGGGTGTCCGGCGAGCTGTTCCTCCACCTCCGCCGGATAAATGTTCTCCGCCCCGCGCAGGATCAGATCGCTGCGCCTGCTCAGCACGAACAACGCACCGTCGCGCAGGTGTCCGAGGTCGCCGGTCCGGAACCAGCCGTCGCCGGTGAACGCGGCTGCCGTCGCGGCCGGGTCGTTGAAGTAGCCGAGCATCACCTGCGGGCCGCGCAGGTGGATCTCGCCGTCGGTGCCGTCGGGGACCGGGCGGCCGTCGGCGTCGCGGATCCGCACTTCCATGTTCGGCACGGGACGGCCCGCGGTGTCCGGGTCGGCGACGAGTTCGGCGGGGGTCGCGAGGGTGGCCGCGGTGGACGACTCGGTCAGGCCGTAATTCGTGCTCAGCGAGGCGGCCGCGCCCGGCAACGCTTCCCGCAGCCGGTCTTTCAGCTCGGCGGTCGACGGCGCGCTGCTGACCGAGACCGTCTTGAGCGCGCTGAGGTCGTATCCGGAGAGGTCGGCTTCGACCAGGCGGGACAGCATCGTCGGGACCGCGCCCCAGTTGGTGACCCGCTCGGCCTGCACGAGGTCCAGCACCCGGTGGATGTCGAATTTCCCTTGGTACAGCACGGCGGCATCGCCCACCGCGAGCCGCACGACGGCGAGGTTGTGCAGGGCGGCGATGTGGAACAACGGCGTGGCCAGCAGGAACCGGCGGTCCCGCGCCGGACGGCCGGATTCCGCCGCCACCGCGTCGTTGAACAGGTGGAACCAGACCGCGGCGAGCACGTTGCGGTGCGAATGCGTCGCGCCCTTCGGACGTCCGGAAGTGCCGCTCGTGAAGAGGATGACGGCCGGGTCGTCCTCGTCGACCGGCTCCGGCCGCAGCGGGGCGCCTTCGTGCCGGTCGAGGAGTTCCCGGTATTCGGGGCTGCCGAACTCCAGCACCGGAGCCGCGACCAGCGGGGTCCGGGCCGCGTCGGTCAGCACGACTTTCGGCGTGGTGAGGTCGAGGCCGTGCGCGACCTCGGGCGCGGCCCACATCGAGTTCATCCCGACCGCGATCGCGCCGAGCGACACCGCCGCCCAGAATCCGACTATCCACTCCGGACAGTTGGCCGCGCACAACGCGACCCGGTCCCCGCGTCCGACCCCGTATTCGTTCCGCAGCACCGAGGCGAGTGCCGCGACCCGGTCGTAGTGCCGGGCGAAGGTGAGCCGGCTGTCCACAGTGACCAGGTACTCGCGGTCGCCGAACCCGCGCGAGGCCTCGAGCAACTCGGTCAGGCACCGATGCCGCCGGGCGAACACCTTCGCCGGACGGCCCGCGACCGGTTCCGTCCGGATCTCGAATGGCGCGCCCGGCGCGGTCAGCCGCGCGATGATGTCGTCCCGATCGGTCATCGGTCGCCTCCCGTCGTGGTCATCGGACATCCCGCCGAACGCACCGCCCGCGTGCCGGTTCCCCCGAGGACCAGGATCGTTATCCGAAGTGGACCCGTCCGCCGTCGACCACCGGGCCGCGTTCCGACGTGATCCGCAGGCCGCCGTCAGGCCACCCCTCCACCCGCAATTGTTCGCCGGGGAAGACCGGAGCGGCGAATCGGCCTTCCAGCGACGTCAAATCCGCGGGGTGCGCGCCCACCTGCCGCGCGACGACCAGCGCGCCCGCGCCGAGGGTGGCCAAACCGTGCAGGATCGGACGGGGCTGGCCGATTCCGGCGGCGGCCGCGGGGTCGACGTGGATGTGGTGCCGGTCCCCCAGCAGCCGGTAGAGCAGCGCCTGATTGTCCGCAGTAGACAGTTCGGCAGTCCACTCCGGACTGTCCAAAGCGGGCGGACGGCTAGGGCCGCGTTCGCCGCCGAAGCCGCCTATACCGGGACAGAACAACGACCACGTCGCGACGAAGTAGTCCGATTCCACGGCCACCTCGTAGACCGCCGCGCTGCCTTTGTCCCATACCTCGGGGACGCGGGCCTGCATGGAAATCTCCCCGGCACGCGGCAAGGGCTTCCGCACCCGCAGCCGTTGCGAACCGTGCACCGCGTTGCCGACCTCGAACGCTCCGGCCGAGCCGAGGACGTCCGGGGCCCATTGGGCGAGCGTCAGCGCGAACGGCGGGAGCACTCGAAGCCGGTCCTCGAAGACCAGGTCGAGTTCGTCCGGCCGAGCGCCGATGGCGAGCGCGTAGAGGATCGGGTCGCGGTCGGAGTAGGCGACGGTTCGCTCGCCGAGGACGCGGCCTTTCCAGTCCAGCGGGCTGTTCACTGTGCGCCGTAAACCGGTTCGGGCGCGGGCGCTTCCTTCAGCAGTTCGCGTACGGCCGGGCCGACTTCGACAGCGGTCCAGCGCCGGTCCAGTTCGCGGGACGGACCGTGGCTCCAGCCGTTTTCCACGCAGATCCGGCCGCCTTCAACCTCGATCACGCGGCCGGTGACGTCCGCGGCGTCCTCGCTGGCGAGCCACGCGACGATCGGCGACACGTTGCCCGGGTGCATCGCGTCGAACCCCTCGTCCGGTGCGGCCATCTGGGACGCGAACGGGCCTTCGGTCATCCGGGTCCGCGCGGCCGGGGCCAGCGCGTTCACCGTGATGCCGTACCGGCCGAGTTCCGCGGCTCCGACCAGCGTCAACGCGGCGATCCCGGCCTTGGCGGCACTGTAGCTGCCCTGGCCGACGCTGCCCTGCAGACCCGCGCCGGAGGTGGTGTTGATGATCCGCGCCGCCCGCGTCCGCCCGGCTTTGGCCTCCGCGCGCCAGTAGCCCGCGGCGTGGTGCATCAGCGCGAAATGCCCCTTGAGGTGCACCGCGACGACCGCGTCCCACTCCTGCTCGCTGGTCGTCACGATCATCCGGTCGCGCACGAATCCGGCGTTGTTCACGACGATGTCCAGGCCGCCGAACTCGTCGACCGCCTGCCGCACCAACGCTTCCGTCGCCGCGAAGTTCGCGACGTCGGCGCCGTTCGCCACCGCTTCGCCGCCCAGCGCGCGGATCGCTTCGACCACTTCGCCGGCCGGACCGTCGGACGCTCCTTCCCCGGCGCCCGACGTGCCGAGGTCGTTGACCACGACGCGCGCGCCCTGGCGGGCGAGTTCCAGCGCGTGCTCGCGGCCGAGTCCGCGGCCGGCCCCGGTCACGATCGCGACCCGGCCTTCCAAGATCCCGCTCACTTCATCTCCGTTCGTCGACCCGTCGGCGAGGCGGTTCCCCGTAAACCAAGCAAGTGTTAGGCTACCAAGCAATCGCTAGGTTAGGAACGCACGTGACGATTTCCACGCAGCTCCACGACAACGGCACCCTCGTGGTCACCATGGACTACCCGCCGGTGAACGCCCTGCCGGTCGCCGGATGGTTCCGCCTCGCCGAAACGGTCCGGGAGGCGGGCGAGGACCCGGCGGTGCACGTCGTCCTGCTCCGCGCCGAGGGCCGCGGCTTCAACGCCGGCGTCGACATCAAGGAAATGCAGCGCACCACCGGTTTCGACGCCCTCGTCGGCGCGAACCGCGGCTGTTACCTGGCTTTCAAGGCGATCTACGAATGCGCCGTGCCGGTGATCGCCGCGGTGAACGGCTTCTGCCTCGGCGGCGGCGTCGGGCTGGTCGGCAACTGCGACACGATCATCGCCGCCGACGACGCGTACTTCGGCGTCCCCGAGGTGGACCGCGGCGCACTCGGCGCGGCGACCCACCTCGCCCGCTTGGTCCCCCAGCACCTCATGCGCACGCTGTACTTCACCAGCCGCACCATCGCGGCGAAAGACCTGGTGCAGCACGGCTCGGTGCTGGAAACCGTGCCCGCCGCCGACCTGCACGACGCCGCGCTCGCGCTCGCCGCCGAGGTCGCCGCGAAGGACCCGCGCGTCATCCGGGCCGCCAAAGCCGCGCTCAACGGCATCGACCCGGTCGACGTCAACCGCAGCTACCGTTACGAACAGGGCTACACCTTCGAACTCAACCTCATCGGAGCCGCCGACGAACACCGCGACGCCTTCGTCGCGACCGGCCGCCCGACGAACGACTGACCCCTCGAGGAGACCCGTGCCTCTCCGCACCCCGCTCACCGAACTGACCGGCGTCGCCCACCCGATCGTGCAAACCGGCATGGGCTGGGTAGCCGGCCCGCGCCTGGTCTCCGCGACCGCCAACGCCGGCGCGCTGGGCATCCTCGCCTCCGCGACGATGACCTACGACGCACTCGACCACGCCATCAAGGAAGTCAAGCAGCGCACGGACCAGCCCTTCGGCGTGAACCTCCGCGCCGACGCGGGCGACGCCGCCGAACGCGCCGAACTGCTGATACAGCACGGCGTCAAGGTGGCATCTTTCGCGCTGGCGCCCAAAAAGGACCTGATCGCCCGCCTCAAGGACCACGGCCTGGTCGTGATGCCCACCGTCGGCGCCGCCCGGCACGCCGAAAAGGTCGCCTCGTGGGGCGCCGACCTGGTGATGATGCAAGGCGGCGAAGGCGGCGGCCACACCGGTCCGACCGCCACCACCCTGCTGCTGCCATCTGTGCTCGACGCAGTTGATATCCCAGTAGTCGCCGCCGGAGGATTCTTCGACGGCCGCGGCCTGGCCGCCGCACTGTCGTACGGCGCCGCTGGCATCGGTATGGGCACGCGCTTCCTGCTCACCAGCGACAGCGCGGTGCCGGACGAGATCAAGCGCACCTACCTGGGCTTCGGCCTGGACGGCACCGTCGTCACCACCCAAGCCGACGGCATGCCGCACCGCCTGCTGCGCACCCCGTTCATCGAGGGCCTGACCAAGGAAGGCTCCGTCCGACGCATGGCCCGCACGCTGCGCCGCACGATGGACTTCAAGCGGCTGAGCGGCCAGTCCTGGCCGTCCTTGCTCGCCGACGGCCTCCGCATGAAACGCGGCAGCGACCGCACCTGGACGCAGACGATGCTGGCCGCGAACACCCCCATGCTGCTCAAAGCGGGCCTGGTGGAAGGCGACACGAAGGCCGGGATGCTGGCCGCCGGACAGGTGGTCGGAGTGATCGAGGACCTGCCAAGCTGCGCGGAGCTGGTGACTCGGATCGTGGATACCGCACAGGAGCGCCTGAAAGCCACCGCCGCGCTGCTCGACTGAGCCCCACGTCCGTGAGGGGAACCCTGAGGGACTCTGAGTCCCTCAGGGTTCCCCTCACGACCAGCCCCGAGCAAAACCGCAGCCTAAAGCCGCTCCAGCACAGTCACGTTGGCCTGCCCGCCCCCCTCGCACATGACCTGCAACCCGAACCGCCCCCCGCTCCGCTCCAGCTCGTGCAGCAAAGTAGTCATCAACCGAGCACCGGTAGCCCCGATGGGATGCCCCAACGCGATCCCGCCCCCATTCACATTGACCTTCTCGTGCGGCACGCCGATCTCCCGCATCCAAGCCAGCACCACCGGCGCGAACGCTTCATTGCACTCAAACAGATCGATGTCCTCCACCGACAACCCAGTCTTCTCCAGAGCCCGCTGAGTGGCCGGAATAGGCGCAGTCAACATCCACACCGGATCCGCCCCATAAACACTGAGGTGATGCACCCGAGCCCGCGGCGTCAGCCCATGCTCCGCCACCGCCCGCTCGGACGCGATCAACAACGCCGCCGCACCGTCGCTGATCTGCGAAGCCACCGCAGCAGTAAGCGGACTGCCCTCTTCAAGCGGCTTAAGCCCAGCCATCTTCTCCAAGGTGGTATCCCGCCGGGGGCCCTCGTCCTCGGCAAACGAACCCACCGGCGAGATCTCGCGCGAAAACCGGCCTTCGTCGATAGCCGCCAACGCCCGCCGATGGCTCTCGAACGCGAATTCCTCCAGAGAAGCCCGCGAAAGCCCCCACTTCTCCGCGATCATCCGCGCGGCACGGAACTGCGAAACCTCCTGGTCCCCATACCGGGCCACCCACCCCGGCGACTCCGCGAACGGCGTGCTGAACCCGAACTGCTGCCCCACCGCCATCGCCGAGGAAATCGGAATAGCAGACATATTCTGCACTCCCCCGGCCACAATCAAGTCCGCAGTCCCGGACAGCACCCCTTGCGCCGCGAAATGCACCGCCTGCTGACTGGACCCGCACTGCCGATCGACAGTCACCCCGGGCACGTGGTCCGGGTAGCCGGCCACCAGCCAGGCAGTCCGCGCGACATCACCGGCCTGCGAACCGATCGTGTCGCAGCACCCGAACACGACATCGTCCACCGCACCCGGGTCGATCCCGGTCCGCTGAATCAGCGCACGGATCGCATGCGCCCCCAAATCAGCCGAATGCACCCCCGCGAGCGAACCGCCGCGACGGCCGACCGGAGTGCGAACCGCGTCGACCACATATGCCTCAGGCACGAGAATCCTCCAGCAGGATCAGGGATGCTGACTGCTCACCGAGACGACTTCACCGGTGAGATAAGACGAATAAGCACTAGCGAGAAACACCATCACATTGGCGACTTCCCAAGGCTCCGCGGCCCGCCCGAACGCCTCGCGGCCCTTCAGTTCAGCGAGCAGTTCAGCGGTGGTGACCTTCTCCAGGAACGGATGCATCGCGAGGCTGGGCGACACCGCGTTGACCCGGATCCCGGACGGAGCCAGATCCATCGCCGCGGACCGGGTCAGCGCCATCACCCCGGCCTTGGCCGCCGCGTAATGCGCCTGCCCCTCCTGCGCCCGCCAGCCGATCACCGAAGCGTTGTTCACGATCACCCCGCGATAACCGCGGGCGATCATCCGCCGGGAAGCCGCCCGGATACAGCGAAAAGTCCCCGTCAGCGTCACATCGAGCACCAGCGACCACTGCTCGTCGGTCATTTCGGTGATCGAAGCCGTACCCCCGAGCCCGGCGTTGTTCACCATGACCTCGACCCCGCCGAACGGCTCGGCAGCGTCCAGCAAGGCAGCGACCTGCTTCTCCTTGGTCACGTCGCACCCCACAGACGCGACCCGGCCGGCGCCGAACTCCGCCCCCAGCTTGGCCGCCGCC
The nucleotide sequence above comes from Amycolatopsis sp. AA4. Encoded proteins:
- a CDS encoding enoyl-CoA hydratase family protein — encoded protein: MTISTQLHDNGTLVVTMDYPPVNALPVAGWFRLAETVREAGEDPAVHVVLLRAEGRGFNAGVDIKEMQRTTGFDALVGANRGCYLAFKAIYECAVPVIAAVNGFCLGGGVGLVGNCDTIIAADDAYFGVPEVDRGALGAATHLARLVPQHLMRTLYFTSRTIAAKDLVQHGSVLETVPAADLHDAALALAAEVAAKDPRVIRAAKAALNGIDPVDVNRSYRYEQGYTFELNLIGAADEHRDAFVATGRPTND
- a CDS encoding MaoC/PaaZ C-terminal domain-containing protein, yielding MNSPLDWKGRVLGERTVAYSDRDPILYALAIGARPDELDLVFEDRLRVLPPFALTLAQWAPDVLGSAGAFEVGNAVHGSQRLRVRKPLPRAGEISMQARVPEVWDKGSAAVYEVAVESDYFVATWSLFCPGIGGFGGERGPSRPPALDSPEWTAELSTADNQALLYRLLGDRHHIHVDPAAAAGIGQPRPILHGLATLGAGALVVARQVGAHPADLTSLEGRFAAPVFPGEQLRVEGWPDGGLRITSERGPVVDGGRVHFG
- a CDS encoding class I adenylate-forming enzyme family protein, encoding MTDRDDIIARLTAPGAPFEIRTEPVAGRPAKVFARRHRCLTELLEASRGFGDREYLVTVDSRLTFARHYDRVAALASVLRNEYGVGRGDRVALCAANCPEWIVGFWAAVSLGAIAVGMNSMWAAPEVAHGLDLTTPKVVLTDAARTPLVAAPVLEFGSPEYRELLDRHEGAPLRPEPVDEDDPAVILFTSGTSGRPKGATHSHRNVLAAVWFHLFNDAVAAESGRPARDRRFLLATPLFHIAALHNLAVVRLAVGDAAVLYQGKFDIHRVLDLVQAERVTNWGAVPTMLSRLVEADLSGYDLSALKTVSVSSAPSTAELKDRLREALPGAAASLSTNYGLTESSTAATLATPAELVADPDTAGRPVPNMEVRIRDADGRPVPDGTDGEIHLRGPQVMLGYFNDPAATAAAFTGDGWFRTGDLGHLRDGALFVLSRRSDLILRGAENIYPAEVEEQLAGHPGVAECIVAGLPDPDYGQLVAAKVVLRAESDVDVEELRGYLSARLARYKVPTAWFLTREALPRNATGKVVRRLVRWE
- a CDS encoding SDR family oxidoreductase encodes the protein MSGILEGRVAIVTGAGRGLGREHALELARQGARVVVNDLGTSGAGEGASDGPAGEVVEAIRALGGEAVANGADVANFAATEALVRQAVDEFGGLDIVVNNAGFVRDRMIVTTSEQEWDAVVAVHLKGHFALMHHAAGYWRAEAKAGRTRAARIINTTSGAGLQGSVGQGSYSAAKAGIAALTLVGAAELGRYGITVNALAPAARTRMTEGPFASQMAAPDEGFDAMHPGNVSPIVAWLASEDAADVTGRVIEVEGGRICVENGWSHGPSRELDRRWTAVEVGPAVRELLKEAPAPEPVYGAQ
- a CDS encoding SDR family oxidoreductase, encoding MSVKPEQPAPDYVPGHGLLAERVVVVTAAAGAGIGAAVARRCLEEGARAVVIGDTHERRLAEAAAKLGAEFGAGRVASVGCDVTKEKQVAALLDAAEPFGGVEVMVNNAGLGGTASITEMTDEQWSLVLDVTLTGTFRCIRAASRRMIARGYRGVIVNNASVIGWRAQEGQAHYAAAKAGVMALTRSAAMDLAPSGIRVNAVSPSLAMHPFLEKVTTAELLAELKGREAFGRAAEPWEVANVMVFLASAYSSYLTGEVVSVSSQHP
- a CDS encoding acetyl-CoA C-acetyltransferase, which produces MPEAYVVDAVRTPVGRRGGSLAGVHSADLGAHAIRALIQRTGIDPGAVDDVVFGCCDTIGSQAGDVARTAWLVAGYPDHVPGVTVDRQCGSSQQAVHFAAQGVLSGTADLIVAGGVQNMSAIPISSAMAVGQQFGFSTPFAESPGWVARYGDQEVSQFRAARMIAEKWGLSRASLEEFAFESHRRALAAIDEGRFSREISPVGSFAEDEGPRRDTTLEKMAGLKPLEEGSPLTAAVASQISDGAAALLIASERAVAEHGLTPRARVHHLSVYGADPVWMLTAPIPATQRALEKTGLSVEDIDLFECNEAFAPVVLAWMREIGVPHEKVNVNGGGIALGHPIGATGARLMTTLLHELERSGGRFGLQVMCEGGGQANVTVLERL
- a CDS encoding nitronate monooxygenase family protein → MPLRTPLTELTGVAHPIVQTGMGWVAGPRLVSATANAGALGILASATMTYDALDHAIKEVKQRTDQPFGVNLRADAGDAAERAELLIQHGVKVASFALAPKKDLIARLKDHGLVVMPTVGAARHAEKVASWGADLVMMQGGEGGGHTGPTATTLLLPSVLDAVDIPVVAAGGFFDGRGLAAALSYGAAGIGMGTRFLLTSDSAVPDEIKRTYLGFGLDGTVVTTQADGMPHRLLRTPFIEGLTKEGSVRRMARTLRRTMDFKRLSGQSWPSLLADGLRMKRGSDRTWTQTMLAANTPMLLKAGLVEGDTKAGMLAAGQVVGVIEDLPSCAELVTRIVDTAQERLKATAALLD